From Triticum aestivum cultivar Chinese Spring chromosome 4A, IWGSC CS RefSeq v2.1, whole genome shotgun sequence, a single genomic window includes:
- the LOC123087505 gene encoding beta-fructofuranosidase, insoluble isoenzyme 3, translating into MGMASAAAPLIVSLLYCAALAVHASHVVYPELQSLEATEVDKELRTGYHFQPPKHWINDPNGPMYYKGLYHLFYQYNPKGAVWGNIIWAHSVSTDLIDWVALEPGIYPSKPFDINGCWSGSATILPNGVPVIMYTGIDPNDRQVQNVAYPANLSDPFLRKWVKPDYNPIINPDRGINASAFRDPTTAWYGPDGHWRLVVGSKENMRGIAVLYRSRDFRRWIKAHHSLHAGLTGMWECPDFYPVAVPGGRRHHQNGVDTAELHDSTVAAEVKYVLKVSLDVTRYEYYTIGWYDHAKDRYTPDLDFPDNDYGLRYDYGDFYASKSFFDPVKKRRVLWGWANESDTVPDDRNKGWAGIQAIPRKIFLSRSGRQLIQWPVEEIKSLRAKHVNVSNKAVKSGEFFKVGGFKSVQSDVEAAFMIKNLEKAEKFNASWRTDAQGLCKKLNSHVKGGVGPFGLWLLASDDLKERTAVFFRVFKNNDTSYVVLMCNDPTRSSFESQIYRPTFAGFVNVDISKTKKIALRTLIDHSVVESFGAGGKTCILTRVYPRKAVGDNAHLFVFNNGESDIKLTNLRAWEMKTPTMNKRLGQ; encoded by the exons ATGGggatggcgtcggcggcggcgccattgaTCGTGTCTCTGCTGTACTGCGCGGCGTTGGCGGTGCACGCGTCGCACGTCGTGTACCCGGAGCTCCAGTCGTTGGAGGCCACGGAGGTGGACAAGGAGCTACGCACCGGGTACCACTTCCAGCCCCCCAAGCATTGGATCAATG ATCCAAATG GGCCCATGTACTACAAGGGGCTGTACCATCTCTTCTACCAGTACAACCCCAAGGGCGCCGTGTGGGGGAACATCATCTGGGCGCACTCGGTGTCAACCGACCTCATCGACTGGGTGGCGTTGGAGCCCGGGATCTACCCGTCCAAGCCGTTCGACATCAACGGTTGCTGGTCGGGCTCCGCCACCATTCTGCCCAACGGCGTCCCTGTCATCATGTACACAGGAATCGACCCCAACGACCGCCAGGTGCAGAACGTTGCGTACCCGGCCAACCTCTCCGACCCCTTCCTCCGCAAGTGGGTCAAGCCCGACTATAACCCCATCATCAATCCCGACCGAGGCATCAACGCCAGCGCCTTCCGTGATCCCACCACTGCTTGGTACGGGCCAGACGG ACACTGGAGGCTGGTGGTGGGCAGCAAGGAGAACATGAGGGGGATCGCGGTGTTGTACCGGAGCCGTGACTTTAGGAGGTGGATCAAGGCACACCACTCGCTGCACGCTGGGCTAACAGGGATGTGGGAGTGCCCAGACTTCTACCCCGTGGCGGTGCCCGGTGGCAGACGTCACCACCAGAACGGTGTGGACACCGCAGAGCTGCATGACAGCACAGTCGCTGCGGAGGTAAAATATGTGCTCAAGGTGAGCCTCGACGTAACGCGCTACGAGTACTACACCATTGGCTGGTACGACCATGCCAAGGACAGGTACACCCCTGACCTCGACTTCCCAGACAATGACTATGGTCTCCGATACGACTACGGCGACTTCTATGCATCGAAGTCGTTCTTTGACCCGGTCAAGAAGCGTCGCGTGCTCTGGGGCTGGGCCAATGAATCGGACACTGTCCCCGACGACCGCAACAAGGGTTGGGCTGGCATCCAG GCGATACCGAGGAAGATCTTCCTGTCACGGAGCGGCAGGCAGCTAATTCAGTGGCCGGTAGAGGAGATCAAGTCATTGCGCGCAAAGCACGTCAATGTCAGCAACAAGGCTGTCAAGAGCGGCGAGTTCTTCAAGGTCGGCGGCTTCAAATCCGTGCAG TCGGATGTGGAGGCAGCGTTCATGATCAAGAACCTTGAGAAGGCGGAGAAATTCAACGCGTCGTGGCGGACAGACGCGCAGGGGCTGTGCAAGAAGCTCAACTCACATGTCAAGGGCGGCGTCGGGCCATTTGGACTCTGGCTGCTCGCCTCCGACGACCTCAAGGAGAGGACAGCTGTTTTCTTCAGGGTATTCAAGAACAACGACACCAGCTATGTCGTCCTCATGTGCAACGACCCTACAAG GTCGTCATTCGAGTCGCAGATCTACAGACCGACCTTCGCCGGCTTTGTCAATGTCGACATATCTAAGACCAAGAAGATCGCCCTAAGGACATTG ATCGACCACTCTGTCGTGGAAAGTTTTGGTGCCGGCGGCAAGACGTGCATCCTCACGAGGGTCTACCCGAGGAAGGCCGTCGGGGACAATGCACACCTGTTCGTCTTCAACAATGGCGAGTCGGACATCAAGCTCACCAACCTGCGTGCATGGGAGATGAAGACCCCCACGATGAACAAGCGTCTGGGGCAGTAG